A stretch of Camelina sativa cultivar DH55 chromosome 18, Cs, whole genome shotgun sequence DNA encodes these proteins:
- the LOC104763673 gene encoding uncharacterized protein At3g60930, chloroplastic-like, giving the protein MSSAMLASIERVAGPMGLARSRIVRRRSVRSEIGADLRRLVESKVGQLVLRSAEQLRREIDGGVRTRSAHLFSSPSAILVTPAVGVLFLRMVVVRSTMLRREIGTIVCSAQLCSAATSLARLISEFRLVPTLMKATLILCVEVSGFRSSGDKVPSERDRRGGTNEVGTDGMPEVGTGDEPGIDMVEGTATIRRIDGIGSLASRMSARRIDDPEVDSDDGDADLMKGSREVGLSCRKEGRPSTSSRVLTYTRGKTLAGIRRAFTRESGIGYKNASDDVSVDIGAECGDFDSLTNDYDFADILEFSEDSDNGSGGSPMVVVPAEDTGPRSAVLGLSAASIGDSLSAGPADLGSSLCTSDTIAEMMRWCKMPEGLVFRVPEPHERPWTPPAGFIALYEHYFTDCGLWFPLPEFLTCYCARRKIAISQLSVGGIRNAAGLAILGTDCGVEVDVHFLEEATRFTKVRGSPGYFYTSAKSGYQIVTGAEKKIRHWQRYFFFVKLDETSVDNLDMFYATEWNMVPEPVVRLRAHPPGFFDNLRKIRARGAIDWPSITQRSRLPRLGMGKVNTRLPRYADQFKKAVDAGSSSRAADTEVVDPSADGDVDLRVAGDLRSAEVAATRADKRTAKVPAVVPHAQKSRGEASDALAIVAADSGRPTPSRKRASHGEVVAPDPESSKRSRRDGIPRDTTEIDNSFSFSYKTKDELFINNATACGELASKVRGSFDPLPSVGSLYDPELYRSWARKHFQDGGGVNHMVVSYERRIAELEKQLADSRTSEPSRRSAEELRQDLDKERGVSAVLTKQTAGFRKQVADLKASLNASRSRLEQFEVDHAFQKAQLQQLQAERHGIDVEVAGYKSRIERMRRHIIDNRAAQESLLTLSQVSGTYDCLQELVKSGTVIPSKTLLGLGADVKMWEDKVLGFDIADVLDSDLEALPETAIVPTNLQAAEVPVVVGEEVVMAGAPAGSGAQVAAEQ; this is encoded by the exons ATGAGCTCGGCGATGTTGGCGTCGATAGAGAGGGTGGCAGGCCCGATGGGTTTAGCGAGATCGAGGATAGTCCGGCGGAGATCGGTGAGATCAGAAATTGGCGCCGATCTGAGGAGATTAGTAGAGTCGAAGGTCGgtcaattggttttgagatcGGCGGAGCAGTTGAGACGGGAGATCGACGGAGGGGTGCGAACGAGGTCGGCACATCTCTTCAGTTCACCCTCGGCGATACTAGTCACGCCGGCGGTCGGCGTATTATTCCTGAGGATGGTCGTTGTGAGATCGACAATGTTGAGACGGGAGATCGGCACAATAGTGTGCTCGGCACAACTATGCTCGGCGGCGACGAGCTTGGCACGATTGATCTCCGAATTTCGATTGGTTCCGACTTTGATGAAGGCGACGCTGATCTTATGTGTGGAGGTCTCGGGGTTTCGGTCGTCAGGCGATAAGGTCCCAAGCGAGAGAGATCGGCGAGGGGGTACAAACGAGGTCGGCACAGATGGCATGCCCGAGGTCGGCACAGGGGACGAACCGGGGATCGACATGGTTGAGGGTACTGCGACCATTCGTCGAATTGATGGGATCGGCAGTCTCGCGAGCAGGATGTCAGCTCGGCGAATAGATGATCCTGAGGTCGATTCCGACGATGGTGATGCCGATCTCATGAAGGGTAGTCGCGAGGTCGGCCTTTCGTGCAGAAAGGAAGGTCGTCCTTCGACGAGCTCCCGAGTTCTGACGTATACGCGTGGTAAGACTCTTGCGGGGATCCGACGCGCTTTCACGAGGGAATCTGGTATCGGCTATAAGAATGCTTCCGATGATGTTAGTGTTGACATTGGAGCAGAGTGTGgagattttgatagtttgaCTAACGACTACGATTTCGCTGATATTCTCGAATTCAGCGAAGATAGCGACAATGGTTCCGGTGGGAGTCCTATGGTCGTTGTCCCGGCCGAGGATACTGGTCCTCGTTCAGCTGTTTTGGGTCTTAGTGCTGCATCGATTGGTGACAGTCTTTCAGCCGGTCCGGCAGATCTCGGTTCTTCGTTGTGCACATCAGATACCATTGCCGAGATGATGCGGTGGTGTAAGATGCCCGAGGGTTTGGTTTTTCGAGTTCCTGAACCCCACGAGCGTCCTTGGACGCCTCCAGCGGGTTTTATTGCCCTCTATGAGCATTATTTTACTGATTGCGGTCTTTGGTTTCCTCTGCCGGAGTTTTTGACGTGTTACTGCGCGAGGCGCAAGATAGCTATCTCCCAGCTTTCTGTGGGAGGTATCCGCAACGCAGCTGGTTTGGCGATACTGGGTACCGATTGTGGCGTAGAGGTTGATGTACATTTCCTTGAGGAGGCTACCAGGTTTACGAAAGTTAGAGGTAGTCCGGGGTACTTTTATACTAGTGCTAAATCGGGTTATCAGATCGTCACCGGAGCTGAGAAGAAGATTCGTCATTGGCagcgttattttttctttgtcaagctAGATGAGACCTCGGTTGACAACCTCGATATGTTTTACGCTACTGAGTGGAATATGGTTCCCG AGCCTGTCGTTCGCTTGCGTGCTCATCCTCCAGGTTTTTTCGACAATCTCAGGAAGATCAGAGCGAGAGGGGCGATTGATTGGCCTTCGATTACTCAGAGATCTC gtcTACCGCGCTTAGGGATGGGAAAAGTTAACACTCGACTTCCTCGATACGCCGATCAGTTCAAGAAGGCCGTTGATGCTGGGTCTTCTTCGCGCGCTGCCGACACTGAAGTCGTTGACCCGTCAGCCGACGGAGATGTCGATCTGCGAGTTGCAGGAGATTTGAGATCGGCGGAGGTAGCCGCTACCCGCGCCGACAAAAGGACTGCCAAGGTTCCTGCTGTCGTTCCGCATGCGCAGAAGTCGCGTGGTGAGGCTTCTGATGCCCTAGCGATCGTCGCCGCTGATTCTGGACGTCCTACTCCATCGAGGAAGAGAGCTTCTCATGGTGAGGTGGTTGCTCCCGATCCCGAATCGTCCAAGAGATCTAGGAGGGATGGCATACCGCGCGACACCACTGAGATTGATAATTCGTTCTCCTTTTCTTACAAGACAAAGGATGAGTTGTTTATCAACAACGCTACTGCTTGTGGCGAGCTTGCTAGCAAGGTTCGCGGCTCCTTCGACCCGCTTCCCTCTGTGGGTTCTCTCTATGATCCCGAGTTGTATCGGTCGTGGGCTCGGAAACACTTCCAG GATGGTGGTGGCGTGAATCATATGGTCGTCTCGTACGAGCGTCGCATTGCCGAGCTGGAGAAGCAACTTGCTGATTCTCGTACCTCTGAACCATCGAGGAGATCGGCTGAGGAGCTTCGTCAGGATCTCGATAAAGAGCGAGGGGTTTCTGCTGTTCTTACGAAGCAAACTGCCGGTTTCAGGAAGCAAGTGGCCGATCTCAAGGCTTCTCTTAACGCTTCCCGCTCTCGTCTTGAGCAGTTTGAGGTTGATCACGCGTTTCAGAAGGCGCAGTTGCAGCAGCTGCAAGCAGAGCGGCATGGCATTGATGTCGAGGTTGCCGGCTACAAGTCTCGTATTGAGAGGATGAGGAGGCATATTATTGACAACAGAGCGGCGCAGGAGTCTCTTCTGACTTTGAGCCAGGTGAGCGGCACCTATGATTGTCTTCAGGAGCTGGTGAAGAGTGGTACGGTCATTCCGTCGAAGACTTTGCTCGGCTTGGGGGCTGACGTGAAGATGTGGGAGGACAAGGTTCTTGGTTTCGATATTGCCGATGTTTTGGACAGCGACCTCGAGGCTCTTCCAGAGACCGCGATCGTTCCTACGAACCTTCAGGCGGCGGAGGTTCCCGTGGTTGTAGGAGAGGAGGTCGTCATGGCAGGGGCACCTGCGGGCTCGGGCGCTCAGGTTGCTGCCGAGCAGTGA
- the LOC104762753 gene encoding probable starch synthase 4, chloroplastic/amyloplastic, which yields MMQASAAVNLSVIWNLSLRGSSSKVHILNPKHQKSHALHCLRSEGHEEFENSPQENLGLPSVTKEAKQKDIWNLFREAQQNILFLNKQRLAAVEELKKLKKEKDELLERINQLEEESQIVIKKDKSSLFWELLLRIDAMVINGLVNIEEASSMRKLVKEHEVNISEFPLDVLQQGDAEILAELRRFPPKVKRNGLHVIHICTEMAPLVSTGPLASYITGLSCALQGKGYLVEVILPKYSTLDLDEIEGLREIEADAYSYFNGQLHANRIWNGIVSGIGVTLIQPVYYSSMFNRDKVYGYTDDFDRFAYFSRASLDYIAKSGKQPDVLHIHNWQTAIVGPLFWDVFVNQGLEGTRILLTCQDFDKGHVPPEKLELCGLDPAELHRLDRLQDNKNPHFVNILKGGVVYSNKVVIMSSSHSSIPGLEPTLAIHRDKLLLAPFELENPMEKDLCCDLHVSAYTSIIVCTGDCTTLSKYRF from the exons ATGATGCAAGCATCGGCGGCGGTGAATCTTTCGGTGATATGGAATCTCTCGCTGCGTGGGTCATCCTCGAAAGTGCATATACTGAACCCTAAGCATCAAAAGTCTCACGCTCTTCATTGTTTGAG ATCAGAAGGGCATGAGGAGTTTGAGAATTCTCCTCAG GAAAATCTTGGACTACCTTCTGTTAcgaaagaagcaaaacaaaaggaTATATGGAACCTCTTTAGAGAAGCTCAACAAA ATATCCTGTTCTTAAACAAGCAACGCTTAGCTGCAGTTGAGGAgctgaagaagctgaagaaggagaaagatgaaTTATTAGAAAGGATTAACCAGTTGGAGGAAGAAAGTCAGATTGTAATCAAGAAAG ATAAGTCGTCTCTTTTCTGGGAGCTGCTTCTCCGTATTGATGCTATGGTGATCAATGGATTAGTGAACATTGAAGAAGCTTCATCCATGAGAAAATTGGTTAAGGAGCATGAAGTGAACATCTCCGAGTTTCCCCTTGATGTCCTGCAACAAGGAGATGCCGAGATTCTAGCAGAACTCAGACGGTTCCCACCTAAAGTCAAAAG GAACGGTCTTCACGTGATTCATATCTGCACCGAAATGGCTCCTTTAGTTTCTACTGGACCTTTGGCCTCATATATTACTGGACTGTCTTGTGCACTCCAAGGAAAGGGCTACTTGGTTGAAGTTATCTTGCCAAA ATATTCTACACTTGATTTGGACGAAATTGAAGGGCTCCGGGAAATCGAAGCTGATgcatattcttattttaatGGTCAGCTGCATGCAAACCGAATATGGAATGG AATTGTCTCTGGAATAGGAGTGACGCTTATTCAACCAGTGTATTACTCGTCAATGTTTAACCGTGATAAAGTATATGGCTATACAGACGATTTTGATAG GTTTGCCTACTTCTCTCGTGCTTCATTGGATTACATTGCAAAATCTGGAAAGCAGCCTGATGTGTTACACATTCACAACTGGCAAACTGCAATAGTTGGACCGCTGTTTTGGGATGTTTTTGTTAATCAG GGACTTGAAGGTACTAGAATACTCTTGACATGCCAAGACTTTGACAAG GGTCATGTGCCTCCTGAAAAATTGGAGCTATGTGGGCTAGATCCAGCTGAGCTACACCGTCTTGATCGCTTACAAGATAACAAAAATCCacattttgttaatatattgaAG GGTGGTGTGGTCTACTCCAACAAAGTTGTAATAATGTCATCGTCACATAGCTCAATCCCTGGTCTCGAACCAACATTAGCTATTCACAG GGACAAGTTGTTGTTAGCTCCCTTTGAACTGGAAAACCCAATGGAGAAAGACTTGTGCTGTGACCTTCACGTCTCTGCATATACTTCCATTATTGTTTGTActggggattgcacaacactaagtaaatatcgattttag
- the LOC104762752 gene encoding COMPASS-like H3K4 histone methylase component WDR5A: MAGEVKGGCFTPYIHSQTLNSHDRAVSSVKFSSDGRLLASASADKTIRTYAIDTAQSDSIFSPVRVFSGHDNGVSDIAFSSDARFIVSGSDDKTLKLWDVETGSLIKTLRGHSNYVFCVKFNPQSNMIVSGSYDETVRIWDVKSGKCLKTLPAHSDPVTCVDYNRDGSLIVSSSYDGLCRVWDSGTGHCVKTLIDDENPPVSFVKFSPNGKFILIGTLDNKLRLWNISTAKFIKTYTGHTNSQYCISSAFSVTNGKRIISGSEDNCVYMWEMNSKEMLQNIFPLCSLFFYQCTYIFSSIYCVY; encoded by the exons ATGGCAGGGGAAGTTAAAGGAGGATGCTTTACACCTTACATTCACTCCCAAACCCTAAATTCCCACGATCGAGCCGTCTCCTCCGTGAAATTCTCCTCCGACGGTCGCCTCTTAGCCTCCGCCTCCGCTGATAAAACTATCCGCACTTACGCAATCGACACTGCTCAATCAGATTCCATCTTCAGTCCCGTTCGCGTGTTTTCCGGCCACGACAACGGCGTATCGGACATCGCCTTCTCTTCCGACGCAAGGTTCATCGTCTCAGGTTCCGATGACAAAACCCTTAAGCTATGGGACGTTGAAACTGGTTCTCTCATCAAAACGCTTAGGGGGCACTCTAACTACGTCTTCTGTGTTAAGTTCAATCCTCAATCCAACATGATCGTCTCTGGTTCTTATGATGAGACTGTTCGGATCTGGGATGTTAAATCTGGCAAATGCTTGAAAACTCTTCCTGCGCATTCTGATCCGGTGACTTGTGTTGATTACAATCGTGATGGGTCTCTCATTGTGTCCAGTAGCTACGATGGGTTGTGTCGGGTTTGGGATTCTGGAACTGGGCATTGTGTGAAGACCTTGATTGACGATGAGAATCCTCCTGTTTCCTTCGTTAAGTTCTCTCCTAATGGCAAATTCATCCTCATTGGTACTCTCGACAATAAGCTG AGGTTGTGGAACATTTCTACAGCTAAGTTCATCAAGACATATACCGGACACACAAACTCCCAGTACTGCATTTCATCTGCCTTCTCTGTCACAAACGGGAAGCGGATCATTAGCGGATCTGAGGACAATTGTGTTTACATGTGGGAGATGAATTCCAAGGAAATGCTTCAGAACATATTTCCTCtctgttctctgtttttttaccAATGCACATACATTTTCTCAAGTATTTATTGTGTATACTGA
- the LOC104762754 gene encoding leucine-rich repeat receptor-like serine/threonine-protein kinase BAM1, translating to MKLFLLLLFLLHISHTFTTSRPISEFRALLSLKSSLTGAGTDDQNSPLSSWKVSTSFCTWVGVTCDVSRRHVTSLDLSGLNLSGTLSPDVSHLRLLQNLSLAENQISGPIPPEISILSGLRHLNLSNNVFNGSFPDELSSGLVNLRVLDVYNNNLTGDLPLSVTNLTQLRHLHLGGNYFAGKIPPSYGSWPVIEYLAVSGNELVGKIPPEIGNLTTLRELYIGYYNAFEDGLPPEIGNLSELVRLDGANCGLTGEIPPEIGKLQKLDTLFLQVNVFSGPLTWELGTLSSLKSMDLSNNMFTGEIPASFAELKNLTLLNLFRNKLHGEIPEFIGDLPELEVLQLWENNFTGSIPQKLGENGKLNLVDLSSNKLTGTLPPNMCSGNKLETLITLGNFLFGSIPDSLGKCESLTRIRIGQNFLNGSIPKGLFGLPKLTQVELQDNYLSGELPVAGGVSVNLGQISLSNNQLSGPLPPAIGNFTGVQKLLLDGNKFEGQIPSEVGKLQQLSKIDFSHNLFSGRIAPEISRCKLLTFVDLSRNELSGEIPNEITGMRILNYLNLSRNHLLGSIPGSISSMQSLTSLDFSYNNLSGLVPGTGQFSYFNYTSFLGNPDLCGPYLGPCKDGVAKGGHQGHSKGPLSASMKLLLVLGLLVCSIAFAVAAIIKARSLKKASESRAWRLTAFQRLDFTCDDVLDSLKEDNIIGKGGAGIVYKGVMPNGDLVAVKRLAAMSRGSSHDHGFNAEIQTLGRIRHRHIVRLLGFCSNHETNLLVYEYMPNGSLGEVLHGKKGGHLHWDTRYKIALEAAKGLCYLHHDCSPLIVHRDVKSNNILLDSNFEAHVADFGLAKFLQDSGTSECMSAIAGSYGYIAPEYAYTLKVDEKSDVYSFGVVLLELVTGRKPVGEFGDGVDIVQWVRKMTDSNKESVLKVLDPRLSSIPIHEVTHVFYVAMLCVEEQAVERPTMREVVQILTEIPKSLPSKDQPTTESTPENELSPKVGGQGGPPDLLNL from the exons atgaaactttttcttctgcttctctttctcctccacATTTCTCATACCTTCACAACAAGCCGACCAATCTCCGAGTTCCGTGCCCTTCTCTCACTCAAATCATCTCTCACCGGCGCCGGAACTGATGACCAAAACTCCCCTCTCTCCTCCTGGAAAGTCTCCACTAGCTTCTGTACATGGGTTGGTGTCACGTGCGACGTCTCTCGCCGTCACGTGACCTCTCTTGATCTCTCTGGTCTCAACCTCTCCGGTACTCTCTCCCCTGACGTCTCCCATCTACGTCTTCTTCAGAACCTCTCACTCGCTGAGAATCAGATCTCCGGTCCGATTCCGCCTGAGATCTCGATTCTCTCCGGTCTTCGTCACTTGAATCTCTCCAACAATGTCTTCAACGGTTCGTTTCCCGATGAGCTTTCTTCTGGATTAGTGAATCTCAGAGTTCTCGATGTCTACAACAACAACTTGACCGGAGATTTACCTCTTTCCGTCACCAACCTAACTCAGCTCCGTCATCTTCACCTCGGCGGGAACTACTTCGCCGGAAAGATCCCACCTTCGTACGGAAGCTGGCCGGTTATCGAGTATCTAGCAGTTTCCGGGAACGAGCTCGTAGGAAAAATCCCTCCAGAGATCGGAAACTTAACAACTCTCCGGGAGCTTTACATCGGCTACTACAACGCTTTTGAAGACGGTTTACCTCCAGAGATCGGAAACTTATCGGAGCTAGTACGACTCGACGGTGCTAACTGCGGATTAACCGGAGAGATTCCACCGGAGATCGGAAAGCTTCAGAAGCTCGACACGCTTTTCTTGCAAGTGAACGTGTTCTCCGGTCCGTTAACTTGGGAGCTAGGAACGCTCTCGAGTTTGAAATCGATGGATTTGTCTAACAACATGTTCACCGGAGAGATTCCAGCGAGTTTCGCGGAGCTTAAGAACCTCACGCTTTTGAATCTCTTCAGAAACAAGCTTCACGGAGAGATACCGGAGTTCATCGGAGACTTGCCGGAGCTTGAAGTGTTGCAGCTTTGGGAGAACAATTTCACCGGAAGCATACCGCAGAAACTTGGGGAAAACGGTAAACTCAATCTCGTTGATCTCTCTTCAAATAAACTCACCGGAACTTTACCGCCGAACATGTGCTCCGGTAACAAGTTGGAGACTTTAATCACTCTCGGAAACTTCCTCTTTGGTTCAATCCCTGATTCTCTTGGTAAGTGTGAGTCTTTGACCAGGATCCGAATCGGTCAGAATTTCCTAAACGGGTCAATCCCTAAAGGACTATTCGGATTACCCAAATTAACTCAAGTGGAGCTCCAAGATAACTATCTCTCCGGAGAATTACCGGTGGCTGGAGGTGTCTCCGTGAATCTTGGCCAGATCAGCTTATCAAATAACCAGCTTTCAGGTCCATTACCTCCGGCGATCGGAAACTTCACCGGCGTTCAGAAACTTCTCCTTGATGGTAACAAGTTCGAAGGTCAGATTCCTTCAGAGGTAGGGAAGCTCCAGCAGCTCTCCAAGATTGATTTCAGCCACAACTTATTCTCCGGTAGAATCGCTCCTGAGATCAGCCGTTGCAAGCTCTTAACTTTTGTCGATCTGAGCCGAAACGAGCTCTCTGGTGAAATACCAAACGAGATCACTGGTATGAGGATTTTGAATTACTTGAATCTGTCGAGAAACCATCTGCTTGGATCAATCCCTGGTTCGATCTCGTCAATGCAGAGCTTAACATCACTTGACTTCTCTTACAACAATCTCTCCGGTTTAGTTCCGGGAACCGGACAGTTCAGTTACTTCAACTACACATCGTTCTTGGGTAATCCTGATCTCTGTGGTCCTTACCTTGGTCCTTGTAAAGATGGTGTTGCTAAAGGAGGTCACCAGGGTCATAGTAAAGGACCACTGTCAGCTTCTATGAAGCTATTGCTCGTTCTTGGACTACTCGTATGTTCAATTGCTTTCGCGGTTGCAGCTATAATCAAAGCTAGATCATTGAAAAAGGCTAGCGAGTCACGGGCTTGGAGATTAACAGCTTTCCAGAGGCTAGACTTCACATGTGATGATGTCTTGGATTCTCTTAAAGAAGACAACATTATAGGCAAAGGAGGAGCTGGTATTGTCTACAAAGGTGTAATGCCTAACGGTGATCTAGTCGCGGTCAAAAGACTCGCTGCAATGTCTCGTGGTTCTTCCCATGACCACGGATTCAACGCAGAGATTCAAACCTTAGGAAGGATAAGACACAGACACATCGTGAGGCTTCTTGGTTTTTGCTCTAACCACGAGACGAATCTACTTGTCTATGAGTACATGCCTAATGGTAGTCTCGGTGAGGTGCTTCACGGTAAGAAAGGAGGACACTTGCATTGGGATACACGTTACAAGATTGCTCTCGAAGCTGCAAAAGGACTTTGTTATCTTCATCATGATTGTTCACCATTGATTGTTCACAGAGATGTCAAATCAAACAACATCCTCCTCGATTCAAACTTTGAAGCCCATGTTGCTGACTTTGGTCTCGCTAAGTTCCTTCAAGATTCTGGTACTTCTGAATGTATGTCTGCAATCGCTGGTTCATACGGCTACATAGCTCCAG AGTATGCGTATACACTGAAGGTAGATGAGAAGAGCGATGTGTATAGTTTCGGAGTGGTTCTTTTAGAACTCGTCACCGGAAGAAAGCCCGTCGGAGAATTCGGAGACGGTGTCGATATCGTGCAATGGGTTCGTAAGATGACTGATTCGAACAAGGAGTCGGTTCTGAAAGTGCTTGATCCGAGGCTTTCTTCGATCCCGATTCATGAAGTGACGCACGTCTTCTACGTCGCGATGCTCTGTGTTGAAGAACAAGCTGTTGAGAGGCCGACGATGAGAGAAGTCGTTCAGATTCTCACCGAGATCCCGAAATCGCTACCTTCTAAGGATCAGCCGACGACGGAATCAACGCCGGAGAATGAGCTTTCGCCTAAGGTCGGTGGTCAAGGAGGTCCACCGGATCTACTTAATCTCTGA